A genome region from Macaca fascicularis isolate 582-1 chromosome 3, T2T-MFA8v1.1 includes the following:
- the BTG3 gene encoding protein BTG3 isoform X1 → MGAFCSECGWRTPTHSRRLREKKMKNEIAAVVFFFTRLVRKHDKLKKEAVERFAEKLTLILQEKYKNHWYPEKPSKGQAYRCIRVNKFQRVDPDVLKACENSCILYSDLGLPKELTLWVDPCEVCCRYGEKNNAFIVASFENEDENKDEISRKVTRALDKVTSDYHSGSSSSDEETSKEMEVKPNSVTAAASPVYQISELIFPPLPMWHPLPRKKPGMYRGNGHQNHYPPPVPFGYPNQGRKNKPYRPIPVTWVPPPGMHCDRNHWINPHMLAPH, encoded by the exons ATGGGAGCCTTTTGCTCTGAGTGTGGGTGGAGGACGCCTACTCACTCAAGACGCCTCAG ggaaaaaaaaatgaagaacgAAATTGCTGCCGTTGTCTTCTTTTTCACAAGGCTAGTTCGAAAACATGATAAGTTGAAAAAAGAGGCAGTTGAGAGGTTTGCTGAGAAATTGACCCTAATacttcaagaaaaatataaaaatcactgGTATCCAGAAAAACCATCGAAAGGACAGGCCTACAG ATGTATTCGTGTCAATAAATTTCAGAGAGTTGATCCTGATGTCCTGAAAGCCTGTGAAAACAGCTGCATCTTGTATAGTGACCTGGGCTTGCCAAAGGAGCTCACTCTCTGGGTGGACCCATGTGAGGTGTGCTGTCG gtATGGAGAGAAAAACAATGCATTCATTGTTGCCAGCTTTGAAAACGAAGATGAGAACAAGGATGAGATCTCCAGGAAAGTTACTAGGGCCCTTGATAAGGTTACCTCTGATTATCATTCAGGATCCTCTtcttcagatgaagaaacaagtAAGGAAATGGAAGTGAAACCCAATTCGGTGACTGCAGCCGCAAGTCCTGTGTACCAG ATTTCAGAACTTATATTTCCACCTCTTCCAATGTGGCATCCTTTGCCCAGAAAAAAGCCAGGAATGTATCGAGGGAATGGCCATCAGAATCACTATCCTCCTCCTGTTCCATTTGGTTATCCAAAtcagggaaggaaaaataaaccatatCGCCCAATTCCAGTGACATGGGTACCTCCTCCTGGAATGCATTGTGACCGGAATCACTGGATTAATCCTCACATGTTAGCACCTCACTAA
- the BTG3 gene encoding protein BTG3 isoform X2, producing MKNEIAAVVFFFTRLVRKHDKLKKEAVERFAEKLTLILQEKYKNHWYPEKPSKGQAYRCIRVNKFQRVDPDVLKACENSCILYSDLGLPKELTLWVDPCEVCCRYGEKNNAFIVASFENEDENKDEISRKVTRALDKVTSDYHSGSSSSDEETSKEMEVKPNSVTAAASPVYQISELIFPPLPMWHPLPRKKPGMYRGNGHQNHYPPPVPFGYPNQGRKNKPYRPIPVTWVPPPGMHCDRNHWINPHMLAPH from the exons atgaagaacgAAATTGCTGCCGTTGTCTTCTTTTTCACAAGGCTAGTTCGAAAACATGATAAGTTGAAAAAAGAGGCAGTTGAGAGGTTTGCTGAGAAATTGACCCTAATacttcaagaaaaatataaaaatcactgGTATCCAGAAAAACCATCGAAAGGACAGGCCTACAG ATGTATTCGTGTCAATAAATTTCAGAGAGTTGATCCTGATGTCCTGAAAGCCTGTGAAAACAGCTGCATCTTGTATAGTGACCTGGGCTTGCCAAAGGAGCTCACTCTCTGGGTGGACCCATGTGAGGTGTGCTGTCG gtATGGAGAGAAAAACAATGCATTCATTGTTGCCAGCTTTGAAAACGAAGATGAGAACAAGGATGAGATCTCCAGGAAAGTTACTAGGGCCCTTGATAAGGTTACCTCTGATTATCATTCAGGATCCTCTtcttcagatgaagaaacaagtAAGGAAATGGAAGTGAAACCCAATTCGGTGACTGCAGCCGCAAGTCCTGTGTACCAG ATTTCAGAACTTATATTTCCACCTCTTCCAATGTGGCATCCTTTGCCCAGAAAAAAGCCAGGAATGTATCGAGGGAATGGCCATCAGAATCACTATCCTCCTCCTGTTCCATTTGGTTATCCAAAtcagggaaggaaaaataaaccatatCGCCCAATTCCAGTGACATGGGTACCTCCTCCTGGAATGCATTGTGACCGGAATCACTGGATTAATCCTCACATGTTAGCACCTCACTAA